The genomic segment CCCCTTGAAGCACCAGTTACAATTATTACAGGCACACAAGACATATTTTTTCCTTTCAATCCGGAAGTTATTGCATGTAAATCAAATAAATTTATTTTATTTTTTATATCCTTCTATGTCAATATGTTATTCAAGGTTTATAAAGTGCATGATAAATCTTTGACTCTAATATTATTATCTGTTAAGGCATAATCAAACTAGCTGACCAGCTATTATATGCTTTAAGAACACTTAATTAATAGGAGGTATTATGTTTAAAAAATTGACCTTGGCATTTACTTTATTTGTTTTCTTTTTTGCAGGCATGGCTTTTGCCCTTGAACCTAAATCAGGCGGAACCCTTGTATTTGGGAGAGGGGGAGACAGTGCAGGACTTGATCCTGCTTTTGAGACTGACGGCAATTCCTTTATGATTTGCGACAATGTATATGATCAATTGATCTTATATGCTGATGAATCAACTGATCTGATCCCTGGTCTGGCAACATCATGGGATGTTTCCTGGGATGGTTTGACATATACATTTCATCTTAGAAAAGGAGTAAAATTTCATGATGGAACTGTAATGAATTCAGATGCTGTTGTATTTTCCATTGGCCGTATGATGAAAGAAAAAGTTGTTAAATTTTTTAAAGATAAATGGGATTTTCCTGAAAACCAGCCTGCTGCTGAATACTGGTTGAGCATGGAAATGGAAAATACCATAGGAAGCATAGAAGCTGTTGATGAAAATACTGTTGTATTTCGATTAAAACGAAGAGAAGCTCCTTTTTTAGCTAATATTGCAATGGATTTTGCAGCTATTGTAAGTCCTGCTGCAGTTTTAAAGCATGGAGAAAATTTTAGAAGCAATCCTGTGGGAACAGGGCCTTTTAAATTTGTTGAATGGATTAAAGACGACCGCATAGTGCTTGAAGCTAATCCAGATTACTGGGGCGGCCATCCTTATCTGGATAAAGCCATATTCAGGGTTATTCCTGAAAATTCAGTACGGTTTCTGGAATTGAAAACCGGCAATATTGACATCTGCCAGTTTCCCAATCCTGAAGATATTGAACTGGCTAAAAAGGATTCAGGACTTAAACTTGTATCACAGCCCGGCATGAATATCGGTTATGTGAGCTTTAACCATACAAAACCTTTATGGCAGGATAAGCGTATCCGTCAGGCTCTTGCCCATGCTATAAATAAACAATCTATTGTTGATAATATTTATTATGGACTTGGACAGGTTGCCAAAAACACCATTCCCCCTACTTTATGGGGATATAATGATGATATAATAGATCATGATTATAATCCTGAAAAAGCAAAAAAGCTTCTGGAACAAGCTGATTTTGCAGGAAAACTCAAGGAAGCAGGACAAACAAAGATTACCTTGTGGAGTATGCCGGTAGCACGTCCCTATAATCCCAATGGAATGAAGGTTGGTGAAGCTATCCAGGCTGATTTAAAAAAGATCGGGGTTGATGTTGAGCTTGTTACATTTGAATGGGGAACCTACCTGAAAAAACAAAGAACCCAGGATCCGTCAATGGATTTATTCCAGCTTGGCTGGACAGGTGATAATGGAGACCCTGATAATTTTCTGGCAGTTCTTTTAGACGGCCTTGCTGATCCTAATGTTCGGACTCAATGGAAAAATGAAGAATATCATGATCTTATAGTAAAAGCTAAACAGGCTGTAACCCAGGCAGAACGGATCAATCTTTACCGCAAAGCCCAGGAATTAATAAATCAAGAAGTGCCCCTGATTAATCTGGCACATTCTCTGGTAGTATGGCCTGAAAAGAAAAGGGTTATGAATTTCAAGCTTCATCCAACTGCAAGTATAAGACTGCACAAAGTATGGCTGCAATAACATGATTCATGTTGACAGTGTTCACTGAACACTGTCAACTGTCTTGAGGTACGATTTTGGCAAAATTTATTTTTCATCGTTTTTTATCATTAATACCGACTATTTTAGGTATTTCCATTCTTATCTTTTTCATGGTTCACCTGATTCCAGGTGATCCGGCTGAGATGATGCTTGGGGAAAGGGCATCTGAACAATCTCTTAAGGAATTGAGAAAAGACCTTGGACTGGACAAGCCCCTTTATGTGCAGTACGGTCTTTTTCTGTCCAGAATGATTAAAGGAGATCTGGGACGCGCTCTTAAAACCAATGAAAAGATTACAACAGAGATTATTGCCCGTTTCCCTGCTACACTGGAACTTTCTATTGCTGCAATTATCATTGCCACTGTTTTTGGAATGCTTGCAGGGATAATATCTGCAACTCGTCAGTATTCTATTTTTGATTATGTAAGCATGGTCTTTTCGCTCATAGGTGTATCCATGCCCATATTCTGGCTTGGACTGGTTCTTATGATTATATTTTCTTTAAACCTGGGATGGCTTCCTTTGTCAGGCCGGTTGAGCTACCATATCAGTGTTGAATCCATTACCAACCTTTATATTCTTGACAGTATCCTGACCCAGAACTGGGAAGGTTTTAAAGATGCCGTATGGCATATAATCATGCCTGCATTTACACTAAGTACCATACCTATGGCAATCATAGCCAGGATTACCCGTTCAAGTATGCTTGAGGTTCTCCGCCAGGATTATATCAGGACTGCAAAAGCCAAAGGGCTTTCACCCTTTACCGTATATTTTAAGCATGGACTCAAGAATGCCCTGATACCGGTTATAACTATTATTGGTCTTCAATTCGGTATTCTTATGGGAGGCGCTATTTTAACAGAAACCATATTTGCATGGCCCGGGATAGGCAAATGGATACTTGATGCTGTTTATGCCAGGGATTTTAACGCTGTTCAGGGCGGAACTATGGTTGTAGCTGCAACCTTTGTTTTTATAAATATGATGGTTGATATTCTTTATGCCTGGGTAAATCCCAGAATTAAAATGGGATAAGGCGGCTGGATTTAACAGATAAGGTGAGTTTGATGAATGAAAGAATGAATGAATATACTGAAAAATCATACGGCCCCTTGACAGAATCACTGCTTCGGCTCCGCAAAAACAAGATTGCAGTGGCAGGATTAATAATTATTACACTTTTCCTGATAATGGCTGTGTTTTCTCCCTGGATTGCACCCCATGATCCTCTGGAACAATCCCTTTACGATAAACTGCAGCCTCCTGTCTGGGAATCAAAAGGAACATGGGATTTCCCCCTTGGAACCGATGATTTTGGCAGGGATCTGTTAAGCAGAATAATATACGGCTCACGAATTTCAATGATTGTAGGCCTGACCGCTGTTTACATTTCTCTTTTTTTTGGAACCATTGCAGGTGCCATTGCAGGTTTTTACAGGGGAAAAATAGACAATCTAATCATGAGGCTTATGGATATTCTCCTGGCTTTTCCCTCTATTCTGCTTGCCATAGTTATTGTTGCTTTTTTAGGCCCAAGCCTGAGAAATGCCATGATTGCAATAGGAATAGTAAGTATTCCCAGATATGCCCGTATTGTCAGGGGTTCTGTGTTAGAGGAATATTCCAAAGATTATGTACAGGCTGCACGGGCACTTGGAGCAAAGGACCTAAGGCTGATATTTATTCATATCCTGCCCAACTGCCTTGCTCCTTTAATTGTACAGACCACACTTGGATTTGCTTCTGCTATTTTGGAAGCAGCAGCCCTGAGCTTTCTCGGCCTGGGGGCACAGCCGCCCACGCCTGAATGGGGAGCAATGCTGGCTAACGGCAGATCATTAATTCTCAGGGCATGGTGGGCAGTTACATTTCCAGGCGTCATGATTTTGTTTGCTGTTTTAGGTTTTAATCTTTTGGGAGACGGATTAAGGGATGCTCTTGATCCTAGATTAAGAGAATAATATCATAGATGAGGTAATTAATATATGTCAAAACCCCTGCTTGAAGTTATAGGACTTAAAACCTTTTTTTTTACAGACCGGGGCACAGCCAGGGCTGTTGATAACGTCAGCTTTAAGATATTTCACGGAAAAACCCTTGCTATTGTCGGTGAATCAGGATGCGGCAAGAGTGTTACATCTCTTTCAGTGATGCGCCTGGTTCCCCAGCCCCCTGGTAAAATTGTTGAAGGCCGGATATTGTTTGACGGTATTGACCTGCTCAAGATTTCTGAAAAAAAGATGCGCTCCATAAGAGGCAACCAGATTTCCATGATTTTCCAGGAACCTATGACATCCCTTAATCCTGTTTTCCGGGTAAAAGAACAGATTTCAGAGGTTTTGCAATTACACAGAAAATTGAATAAAGCAGATGCTCTTGAAATATCCATAGAACTTTTAAGCCAGGTTGGTATTCCTTCGCCCAAAGACCGTGTTAATGACTATCCCCACCAGATGAGCGGGGGCATGCGCCAGAGGGTAATGATTGCTATGGCACTGGCATGTAATCCCCGTATTATAATTGCAGATGAACCTACTACAGCACTTGATGTTACCATCCAGGCCCAGATTCTTGAACTAATGGAACAGCTCTGCAAAAATACAGGCACTGCTGTTATGTTAATAACCCATGATCTTGCTGTTGTTGCTGAAGTGGCAGAATATGTTGTGGTAATGTATGCAGGCCGTATTGTAGAAGAAGCTGATGTAAAGGAATTGTTTAATAACCCTCTTCATCCTTATACAAGGGGGCTTATGCGCTCTATTCCAGGACATTCAGCTGCAGGGCAGAAAGCTCGTCTTGAAGCTATTCCAGGTGTTGTGCCCAGCCTTCTGGCACTGCCAAAAGGCTGTAAATTTAATGACAGGTGCAGACATGCAGAAGAAAAATGTTTTCAAGAGGAACCTGTATTAATGAAATCAACAAGAAAAAATCATATGGTCAGGTGCTGGCTGTATGAATAAAAAAATAATTGGGAATTTATTCATTTATTATGGATACAAATAATAATATTGAAAAACTTGTTACCCTTAAAGGAATAAAAAAATACTATCCTGTTTCATCCGGTGGTTTTGGAGCTAAAAAAGGGATTGTCAAGGCTGTTGACGGTATTGATCTGGATATTTTCAGGGGAGAAACCCTGGGACTGGTTGGCGAGAGCGGCTGTGGAAAATCAACACTGGGAAGGGCAATTCTCAGGCTGGAGCAGCCTAGTCATGGAAAAATTTTTTTTAATGGTCAGGATATTCTCAGCCTGTCAAAAAAAGATATGCACCCTTTGCGTAAAAGAATGCAGATTATCTTCCAGGATCCTTATGCTTCTTTAAATCCACGTCAGACCGTGGGAAGTATTATTGGCGAAGGCCTGGTAATTCACAAGATCGGTTCCAGGCTTGAGCGTATGGAAAGGGTGAAGTATATAATGAAGGTAGTAGGACTCAGGCCCGAACATATTAACCGTTATCCCCATGAGTTCAGCGGGGGCCAGCGCCAGAGAATAGGCATAGGCAGGGCTTTGGCTTTGCAGCCGGAACTGATAATCTGTGATGAACCAGTTTCAGCCCTTGATGTTTCCATCCAGGCCCAGGTTATAAACCTGCTCATGGATCTGCAGGATGAATTTAACCTGACTTATTTATTTGTATCCCACGATCTTTCCGTTGTCCGCCATATCAGCGACAGGGTAGCAGTCATGTATCTTGGCCGCCTTGTGGAACTGGCTGACAAGGCAGACCTTTATAATCAGCCTTATCATCCATATACTGCCGCCCTTCTTGAAGCAGCACCTGTTCCTGATGCTAATATAAAAAAAAAGAGAAATATCTTGTCAGGGGATATGCCCAGCCCCCTTTCACCTCCCCGTGGATGTCATTTTCATCATAGATGTCCAGATGTTATGGATATATGCAAAAAAGAAATTCCTGAGTTCCAGGAATATAAGCCGGATCACTGGGTAAGATGTTTTATTTATAACTTATGAGATAATCTCGGAAATCATGGGATTGTAATGGCTGAACCTTTATCTGAAGCAGATTTTAAACAAATTCAAAATGAGGAAACAATTATGAAACTTAAAGAACTTATTTACGATATGATTCAAATTGAAAAAAAACTGAGCCATTTTGAAACAAGATTCGGAGTAAAATCTGTTGATTTCAGCAGAGCTATCAATGCCGGTGAACTGGAAAAATTTGATGCATTTGACGAGTACAGAATGGAGTTTATCGAATGGCTGTCACTTTATAAAACATGGCTAAGTCTGGAGGTTAAATATAGGCAGTTGATAGAGCGCCAGCCCGTAGCCATTCAAATAAAATCAGCTTTGGCAGCATAACATGAACGAGCCTCTCAATTCACCGAATGATTATTCAATATTCATCCATCAACTACCTGACAAATATTCAGCTATAAAACACTCAACTCTCCGTTATATTCCTTTGGGAATTAAAGTCGGCAAGGTTGTGGGGCTGATTATCTTTTCAAATCATACAATTTTATGTGTGCAGGAATTTCTCAATTTTGAATTTCAGGTCATAGAAGGTTATGGGTATGAAGTATCACAACCCCGGATATCCCCTGATAGTCTGCCTCCGGCAGAAGAATATTGCAGGACATCTTTTGCTGATAAAGAAAAATTCTGGTGGTATGTCTTTAGCCTCAACTCATCCTCATCATAAACATATTCCGCCAGATATAAAACATCATAGAATACCTGCACCAAATTTGAGCTTTACAATACCGAATTTGCCCTTTCTTATTGAGGAAATTATTTCAGAAATGCTTTCATAGCCTGGATATGGCTAAACTTATCCTGTATTGCTCGCTGGTTTTCAAGCTCAAGCTTATGAAAACCAGCAAAAAGAAACTATTTTTTCCCTTTTTTCATGGCTTCCTGAAGTAGTTCCCCAAAAGATCCCAGACCTGATTCACCTGAACTGGCAGAACTTGAAGAGCTGACAGAATTGTCTTGTACCTTTGCATATTTTTTCCAGTCATCGGTCTGTTTTTCATCACCAGTTCCCAGACTGATTTTTTTGGTATCAGGATGGATTTCTTCAATTACAATTTTAACAGTATCTCCAGGTTTTAACCTTTCAAAAACAGCAGAATTTTCAGAGCCGCTTATCTTGGATTTAGGCAAAAGCCCTGTTATTCCAGGTTCAAGGGTAATAAAATAACCAAATTTTTCCTTTTTCTCAACAATGCCTTCGACTTTTTGACCAATAGTAAATTTATCGGCAATATTAATCCAGGGATCACCTTCTGCATCACGTATGCTCAAGGAAATGCGGCGGCTGCCCATATCAATATCTTTAATCATAACATCAATCATTTCACCGGGCTGAACCACATCCCCAGCTTTTAAAATCCTTTTGGTATAGCTCATTTCACTGATATGAACCAGCCCTTCAATACCGGGAACTATCTCAACAAATGCTCCAAAATCCATCAGCCTGGTTACCCTGCCCTTAACCTTGTCTCCAGCCCGGAAAGCTTGATTTTCATCATCCCAGGGATCGCCTGTAACCTGTTTCATGGAAAGAGATATTTTTAACTGGCCCTTCTTTTTTCCTTTTTCTATACCAAGAACCTTTACCTTGACGGTTTCATCTTTTTTCAGAACATCTTCAGGATTTTCAACCCTTGACCATCCAAATTCAGAGATATGTACCATGCCTTCAATGCCTGGGAAAAGTTCAACAAAAGCTCCGTAAGGCATAATATTGGTAATCTTGCCCTCTAAAACAGCACCAGGCTCAACATCTCCAAGAAATGTTTTCTTTGCCTTTTCCTGTTCACGGCTTAAAAGCTCTCGTCTTGATACCACTATGTTTCTGCCGTTTTCTTCAAAACGTGTTATCAGGAACTCCAGGTTTTCACCCACATATATTTCAGGCTTTTCCACATATCTTATGTCAATCTGGCTTACTGGGCAGAAAGCTTTCTGCTGCATAATCTCCACCCTGAAACCGCCTTTACACTGCTCTGTTACCCTGCCTTCAACCGGAACCCTGCCTTCATAAGCATCCTGCAAAAGATTAATGCCCCCAGCCCCTGAAAGTGCCTTGGAAAGACGCATTTCATTTTCATTAAATGCTACCACATAAAGCTCAAGTATATCACCTTTGGAAAAAGTCATTTCTCCATTTTCATCAAGCAATTCAGCTTTATCAACTGCTCCGTCAATCTTGGTTCCAGTATTTACAAAAACTGAATCCATGCCTATGGAGATAATCTCACCTTTTACCATATCTCCTACCTGCAGGTCTTCATTCATACCTGTATTATAAGATTCAAAAAGATCTGCAAAGTTTTCTTCTTCATTTTCATTGTTTTCTGTTGTTAAATTATCTGACATATTATTTTCTCCAAAAATTTATTTTCCTGCCTTAAAACAGCTTCTTAATATGTTTGCACGTTAATCCTGTCAACGAATATATACGGAATTTTACATTGTGGTCAAAATTCAGGGGTTTTGATAAAGCAGAAACTATCATCTTCTTCCACTATTATACTAACTGTATCTGTGGATTTAAGACCCCCGTTATCTGTAACTGTCAGTTCAAATGTAAGGGTTTCCTGGTCTTGTTGCTGATCTTCTTGCTCCGGGTCAGGAGCCGGTGCTGTAAAGCCGGGGTAAATGGCATTAATATCAGAAAGGGTAACAGACTGCCCCCCGGTCTGAGTCCATTCATATAAAGCAATGCCATAATCAGGATCAGAAGATCCTGAAGCATCAAGCATAACATGCTCTCCATCCATAACAGTCTTATCTTCACCAGCATCTGCTTCAGGTTTTATGTTAGATGAATTGCGGCTCGTATGCCGCACATCATGGGAATACACGGGCCAGGGAGCATCTGTTCTTATTCCCTGTGAACTGGTTTCAACTGCGTAAAGTCTCCCTTGATAATCTTCTGATCTTCCTGAACCAATATAAAGGGTTTTATCATATGCAATAACAGGGGATGATAAAGTTTCATTTATATTAAATCTCCACTGCTCATTTCCCTCTGGGTCAAAGGCATAAAGCAGCCTGCCGGAAGCTGTATAGATATTATTATCTGCTCCTATTGCTGGAGTGGATTTAACCTGGCTTGATGTAAGGAATTTCCATTTTTCTGATGCATTGTCCTGACCTGATGTAAGAGCATAAATATAATTGTCATCCGAACCTATATAAATAGTTCCATCTGTACCTATAACCGGGGATGATTGAACAGGACCTCCTGTTTGAAACTGCCATTTTTTTGTACCATCAGGATTTACAGCATATAAAAAGCTGTCATCTGAACCAATATAGATAATATTGTCAGACCCTATTGAAGGAGATGCCCTCAGACTCCCCTGAGTTTGAAACCTCCATTTTTCAGAACCGTCTGCTGTATTTAAAGCATAGAGAAAACCATCATAAGAACAGGTATAAACAACAGAAGAACTGCTCACTGCAGGTGCAGTTCTTATTATATCACCGGTTTGAAACCTCCATTTCTGACTGCCGTCAGGATTAATGGCATAAAAAAAATTATCATCTGAACCTGTGTATATGGTATTGTCAGGACCCAAACCAGGGGATGAAGATACATTGCTGCCTGTTTTAAACTGCCATTTCTGGGTACCATCAGGATTTACTGCATATAAATTATCATCATTTGAACCAATATAAATTGTATTGTCTGCTCCAATACATGGGGAAGATAGAATATCGTCTCCGGTTGAAAACACCCATTTCTGACTGCCGTCAGGATTAATGGCATATAAATTATTATCATCAGAACCAAAATAAATTATACCATCTCCTGTTATTGCAGGACATGATTCTATACGGTTTCCTTTTTGAATATCCCATTTTAAAGTTCCAGGGTCTGCCCATGAGGGCAGGGTAAAAATAAGTGTTAAAAAAGGAATAAAAACAAAAAGATAAATAACTTTAAACCTTTCTTTAAAAAATATATCCATTATGCCTCCGATATTTTCTTTTGTATAACCATGTTAAAAGATTTCAGATTTATAAATAGCTATCATGCTTATTGTTGCTGCGTCCATAATGATTTTCCTTTTAAAGCACTTGAGAATCTTCATGAGCCTTTGCTGTCTCAACTTCTTCAGAAAGAAAGACAAATGAACTCTCCCCGCAGGGATTGACTTTTGTATGCTTATAAAAATATTATTGACTTATATCTATAAAAAAAGCAAAACTATTTTTGCTTTTTTTGTTAATTATGTATCGGTCTTTATCTTTTATCCTGATAATTTCAGTCAAATGATTTTAATCAATTGAGTTTAAAAGGTGTAAATATTTATGCAGAAAAAATTATTAATACTTCTTCCAGTGTTTCTTTTTATTTGTCTTTTAACAGTATCAGGCTGTGAATATTTTCAAAAAAAAGACGATTCAATTCATATTGCCCTAGTAGGTCCTATGACAGGCAAACATGATACTGTAGGAAAATCATTCCGCCAGGGTGTTAAGCTCTATATTGATTCTATTAATGATTCAGGCGGAATCAACGGCAGGCAGGTTGTTATAGACATTTATGATGACCAGAATAACCAGGAGCTTGCCAGGAGTGAAGCCCTTAAGATTGTTCAGAACAACAAAGCTCTTGCTGTTATAGGACATCATTACAGTACCTGTTCAATTAAGGGCGGCGATGTTTATAAAAAAGAAGGTATCCCAGCTATCAGCCCCGCTTCTACCAATGTTAATGTTACCCTTAATAATCCCTGGTTTTTCAGATCATCTTTTAATGATAATCTTCAGGGCCGGTTTCTGGCTAATTATGCAAAAAAGGTGTTTAATAAACCAAGTGTAAGCATAATTTATGAACAAGAAGATTATGGAACTTACCTGGCAGATATTTTTGAAAAAACATCCATTGAGCTGGGTACAGAAATCAAATATAAATGGCAGTTTGATCCTTATGACCGCCAGCTTGATTCCAATTTAAAACAGATTGTCTATGATCTGAAGTCAAAGGATGATGCAGGCGTTGTTTTTATTTCTACCCATGCAGATGCAGGTATAAAAATACTTAAAACCATGAAAGATGCCGTAGTCTTAAACCCTGTTATGGGGCCTGATGCTTTTGCTTCAGAAGCTTTTCAAAAAGGGTTTGATATATATCCAAAAGAAAGAAGAAATCCTGGATTTTATACAAACGGCATGTATGTTACTACACCGCTTATATTTGATACTACCAATTCAAAAGGCCAGAAATTTAAAGAATCCTATATAAAAGAATTTCGTGAAATCCCTGGATGGCATGCAGCTTTTGCATATGATACTGCAATGGTTATTGTTCATGCTCTGAAAAGCATTGAAGCCCAGGGTCTTCCTGACACCCTTAAAGAAGAAAGGCGCAAACTTAGAAATTTTCTTGCAAGCATGAATACCATTGATGATGCTGTTGAAGGTGTTACAGGATATAATTATTTTGATAAATGGGGTGATTCTCAAAAACCGGTTTTGATAGGAGTATATAAAAATAAAAATATAGTTTCTGCATTAACACAATTCCAGACCATTACCAATCCTGCTGCATTATCTCAGCTTGAGGCTGCCAGAAAACAAGATAAGGTTTTGATGTTTGACGGTCATTATATGTACAGGATCAATGTGATCTATACAGGAATAGATATTATTGAGATTGATGATATTAATTTTAAAGATCTTACCTGTACTCTGGATTTCTTTATGTGGTTTCGTTATCAGGGAGAAATGGATACAAAAGAGATGCTTTTTCTGAACGCAGCCGAACCTGTTACAATGGGACAGCCAATACGGGAAAAGATAACAAAAGACAATCTTAATTACAAGCTTTACCGGATAAAAGGGCGTTTCAGGATGGACTTTATTCCAAGCCAGTATGTTTATGGAGAGCATATTGCAGGGGTAAGCATCCGTCATCCTGCCTTTGACAGGAATAACCTGGTCTATGTTAAAGATGTGCTTGGCATGGGAAGTATTAATGACGAAGAAATACTGCGGGATAAAATGCAGGACTCCCAGGTGATAAGCCCGGCTGTTGACTGGAAGATCAAACGGGTCTGGTTTTTCCAGGATATACTTGAAGAACATTCTATGGGTAATCCTGAATATTTAAATATTACAGGGGGAAATGTTGAGTATTCACGCTTTAACATGGCTGTAAGGCTGGCCCCTGACAAGTTTATCCTGCGTCATATTATTCCTGAAGAATGGATAGTTTATATGCTGATACTAAGTATTGTCATGTTCCTGTTTTTTCTCATTACAGCACATACAAAAAGATTCGGCCCCTATATAAGAGTATTATGGGTATTGCAGTTTATATCTGCAATGCTGCTTCTTATCTCAGGAGAATATTATTCTATCAATAAACTGGGAGGAACATATTACCTGGAACCTGTTGTTCTTACTTTTAAGCTTTTATGGTGGATTATACCTACTATATTTATAAATATATGTATTAAACGCTTTATATGGGCACCTCTTGAAGAACGTACCAAACGAAGTATTCCCAAGGTTCTTCAGAATGCGTCTGTGCTTATAATTTATGTTATGTCTTTTTTTGGCATTATTGCTTTTGTATTTGACCAGCCTTTAACCAGCCTGCTGGCAAGCACAGGTGTTGCAGCCATGATCTTCGGGCTGGCACTTCAGGTTAATATTTCAAATATATTTTCAGGAATTGCCATTAACCTGGAACGGCCTTTCAGGGTGGGGGACTGGGTAAAAATAGATGATTTTAAAGAAGGAAAAGTAATTGATATCAACTGGAGATCAACACGTATAAAAACAAGGGATGATACTATTGTATGTATTCCCAACAGCCAGGCTTCAGAATCTCCTATTGAAAATTTCAGTTATCCTGATGATGGTTATTATAAATATTTTACAGTTCATATAGACCCTGTTCATCCTCCTGAACGGGTGAAAAAAATCCTGATGGATGCAGTTTTATCAACACCTGGTCTTGAAAGCGACCCTGCTCCTGGAATTCG from the Desulfonema limicola genome contains:
- a CDS encoding ABC transporter substrate-binding protein — translated: MFKKLTLAFTLFVFFFAGMAFALEPKSGGTLVFGRGGDSAGLDPAFETDGNSFMICDNVYDQLILYADESTDLIPGLATSWDVSWDGLTYTFHLRKGVKFHDGTVMNSDAVVFSIGRMMKEKVVKFFKDKWDFPENQPAAEYWLSMEMENTIGSIEAVDENTVVFRLKRREAPFLANIAMDFAAIVSPAAVLKHGENFRSNPVGTGPFKFVEWIKDDRIVLEANPDYWGGHPYLDKAIFRVIPENSVRFLELKTGNIDICQFPNPEDIELAKKDSGLKLVSQPGMNIGYVSFNHTKPLWQDKRIRQALAHAINKQSIVDNIYYGLGQVAKNTIPPTLWGYNDDIIDHDYNPEKAKKLLEQADFAGKLKEAGQTKITLWSMPVARPYNPNGMKVGEAIQADLKKIGVDVELVTFEWGTYLKKQRTQDPSMDLFQLGWTGDNGDPDNFLAVLLDGLADPNVRTQWKNEEYHDLIVKAKQAVTQAERINLYRKAQELINQEVPLINLAHSLVVWPEKKRVMNFKLHPTASIRLHKVWLQ
- a CDS encoding ABC transporter permease encodes the protein MAKFIFHRFLSLIPTILGISILIFFMVHLIPGDPAEMMLGERASEQSLKELRKDLGLDKPLYVQYGLFLSRMIKGDLGRALKTNEKITTEIIARFPATLELSIAAIIIATVFGMLAGIISATRQYSIFDYVSMVFSLIGVSMPIFWLGLVLMIIFSLNLGWLPLSGRLSYHISVESITNLYILDSILTQNWEGFKDAVWHIIMPAFTLSTIPMAIIARITRSSMLEVLRQDYIRTAKAKGLSPFTVYFKHGLKNALIPVITIIGLQFGILMGGAILTETIFAWPGIGKWILDAVYARDFNAVQGGTMVVAATFVFINMMVDILYAWVNPRIKMG
- the nikC gene encoding nickel transporter permease, producing the protein MNERMNEYTEKSYGPLTESLLRLRKNKIAVAGLIIITLFLIMAVFSPWIAPHDPLEQSLYDKLQPPVWESKGTWDFPLGTDDFGRDLLSRIIYGSRISMIVGLTAVYISLFFGTIAGAIAGFYRGKIDNLIMRLMDILLAFPSILLAIVIVAFLGPSLRNAMIAIGIVSIPRYARIVRGSVLEEYSKDYVQAARALGAKDLRLIFIHILPNCLAPLIVQTTLGFASAILEAAALSFLGLGAQPPTPEWGAMLANGRSLILRAWWAVTFPGVMILFAVLGFNLLGDGLRDALDPRLRE
- a CDS encoding ABC transporter ATP-binding protein, which produces MSKPLLEVIGLKTFFFTDRGTARAVDNVSFKIFHGKTLAIVGESGCGKSVTSLSVMRLVPQPPGKIVEGRILFDGIDLLKISEKKMRSIRGNQISMIFQEPMTSLNPVFRVKEQISEVLQLHRKLNKADALEISIELLSQVGIPSPKDRVNDYPHQMSGGMRQRVMIAMALACNPRIIIADEPTTALDVTIQAQILELMEQLCKNTGTAVMLITHDLAVVAEVAEYVVVMYAGRIVEEADVKELFNNPLHPYTRGLMRSIPGHSAAGQKARLEAIPGVVPSLLALPKGCKFNDRCRHAEEKCFQEEPVLMKSTRKNHMVRCWLYE
- a CDS encoding ABC transporter ATP-binding protein, with the translated sequence MDTNNNIEKLVTLKGIKKYYPVSSGGFGAKKGIVKAVDGIDLDIFRGETLGLVGESGCGKSTLGRAILRLEQPSHGKIFFNGQDILSLSKKDMHPLRKRMQIIFQDPYASLNPRQTVGSIIGEGLVIHKIGSRLERMERVKYIMKVVGLRPEHINRYPHEFSGGQRQRIGIGRALALQPELIICDEPVSALDVSIQAQVINLLMDLQDEFNLTYLFVSHDLSVVRHISDRVAVMYLGRLVELADKADLYNQPYHPYTAALLEAAPVPDANIKKKRNILSGDMPSPLSPPRGCHFHHRCPDVMDICKKEIPEFQEYKPDHWVRCFIYNL
- a CDS encoding 30S ribosomal protein S1, which translates into the protein MSDNLTTENNENEEENFADLFESYNTGMNEDLQVGDMVKGEIISIGMDSVFVNTGTKIDGAVDKAELLDENGEMTFSKGDILELYVVAFNENEMRLSKALSGAGGINLLQDAYEGRVPVEGRVTEQCKGGFRVEIMQQKAFCPVSQIDIRYVEKPEIYVGENLEFLITRFEENGRNIVVSRRELLSREQEKAKKTFLGDVEPGAVLEGKITNIMPYGAFVELFPGIEGMVHISEFGWSRVENPEDVLKKDETVKVKVLGIEKGKKKGQLKISLSMKQVTGDPWDDENQAFRAGDKVKGRVTRLMDFGAFVEIVPGIEGLVHISEMSYTKRILKAGDVVQPGEMIDVMIKDIDMGSRRISLSIRDAEGDPWINIADKFTIGQKVEGIVEKKEKFGYFITLEPGITGLLPKSKISGSENSAVFERLKPGDTVKIVIEEIHPDTKKISLGTGDEKQTDDWKKYAKVQDNSVSSSSSASSGESGLGSFGELLQEAMKKGKK